A stretch of the Osmerus mordax isolate fOsmMor3 chromosome 12, fOsmMor3.pri, whole genome shotgun sequence genome encodes the following:
- the pabir2 gene encoding protein FAM122B isoform X2 gives MNNQGEKMELDLEIPSSLVQNDGHLRRSNSAPMINGLSDNSQVFQREVLRSRRNSTTVVNRPNMVPSSPIRVPSTRLHQIKQEEGVDVMNRETAHERGVQAAMQISQSWEESLNLSDNDLEKSASSSPKRIDFVPVSPAPSPTRGIGKKQCFSPSLQILVSSNGLTPSPVPSPTRRFSRRSQSPINCIRPSIMGPIKRKGEMETESQPKRLFQGTTTMLSSDVTQLSELNSCLSSDLLDGSLSSVGSSSGSPAKMDGVSPSSSNSPFTPLQGLSPK, from the exons ATGAACAACCAAGGAGAGAAGATGGAACTGGACCTCGAAATTCCATCGTCACTAGTTCAGAACGATGGCCATTTAAGACGATCCAACAGTGCACCTATGATAAACGGCCTGAG TGACAACTCGCAGGTGTTTCAGAGAGAGGTTTTACGTTCCAGAAGAAACAGCACCACAGTTGTCAACCGTCCCAATATG gTCCCTTCCTCACCCATTCGTGTCCCCAGCACCAGGCTCCATCAAATTAAGCAG GAGGAAGGTGTTGATGTGATGAACAGAGAGACTGCCCATGAACG GGGTGTTCAAGCTGCTATGCAGATTAGCCAATCCTGGGAAGAAAGTCTCAATTTG AGTGACAATGACTTGGAGAAGTCTGCATCGTCATCCCCAAAGCGCATTGACTTTGTGCCTGTGTCTCCTGCCCCATCCCCAACCAGGGGGATAGGGAAAAAG CAGTGCTTCTCTCCCTCATTGCAAATCCTTGTGAGCAGCAATGGCCTAACCCCCAGCCCAGTGCCCAGCCCAACACGACGCTTCAG CCGGAGAAGCCAAAGCCCAATCAACTGCATCCGACCCAGCATTATGGGGCCAATCAAACGCAAAG gagagatggAAACCGAGAGCCAGCCTAAGAGGCTCTTTCAGGGGACTACCACCATGCTGTCATCGGATGTTACCCAATTGTCTGAGCTCAACTCATG cctctcctcagACCTGCTGGATGGAAGCCTCAGCAGTGTGGGGTCTTCCTCTGGGTCCCCAGCTAAGATGGACGGTGTCTCCCCTTCTTCCAGCAActctcccttcacccccctgcAGGGTCTCTCCCCAAAGTGA
- the pabir2 gene encoding protein FAM122B isoform X1 encodes MNNQGEKMELDLEIPSSLVQNDGHLRRSNSAPMINGLSDNSQVFQREVLRSRRNSTTVVNRPNMVPSSPIRVPSTRLHQIKQEEGVDVMNRETAHERGVQAAMQISQSWEESLNLSDNDLEKSASSSPKRIDFVPVSPAPSPTRGIGKKQCFSPSLQILVSSNGLTPSPVPSPTRRFSSRRSQSPINCIRPSIMGPIKRKGEMETESQPKRLFQGTTTMLSSDVTQLSELNSCLSSDLLDGSLSSVGSSSGSPAKMDGVSPSSSNSPFTPLQGLSPK; translated from the exons ATGAACAACCAAGGAGAGAAGATGGAACTGGACCTCGAAATTCCATCGTCACTAGTTCAGAACGATGGCCATTTAAGACGATCCAACAGTGCACCTATGATAAACGGCCTGAG TGACAACTCGCAGGTGTTTCAGAGAGAGGTTTTACGTTCCAGAAGAAACAGCACCACAGTTGTCAACCGTCCCAATATG gTCCCTTCCTCACCCATTCGTGTCCCCAGCACCAGGCTCCATCAAATTAAGCAG GAGGAAGGTGTTGATGTGATGAACAGAGAGACTGCCCATGAACG GGGTGTTCAAGCTGCTATGCAGATTAGCCAATCCTGGGAAGAAAGTCTCAATTTG AGTGACAATGACTTGGAGAAGTCTGCATCGTCATCCCCAAAGCGCATTGACTTTGTGCCTGTGTCTCCTGCCCCATCCCCAACCAGGGGGATAGGGAAAAAG CAGTGCTTCTCTCCCTCATTGCAAATCCTTGTGAGCAGCAATGGCCTAACCCCCAGCCCAGTGCCCAGCCCAACACGACGCTTCAG CAGCCGGAGAAGCCAAAGCCCAATCAACTGCATCCGACCCAGCATTATGGGGCCAATCAAACGCAAAG gagagatggAAACCGAGAGCCAGCCTAAGAGGCTCTTTCAGGGGACTACCACCATGCTGTCATCGGATGTTACCCAATTGTCTGAGCTCAACTCATG cctctcctcagACCTGCTGGATGGAAGCCTCAGCAGTGTGGGGTCTTCCTCTGGGTCCCCAGCTAAGATGGACGGTGTCTCCCCTTCTTCCAGCAActctcccttcacccccctgcAGGGTCTCTCCCCAAAGTGA
- the pabir2 gene encoding protein FAM122B isoform X3 — MNNQGEKMELDLEIPSSLVQNDGHLRRSNSAPMINGLSDNSQVFQREVLRSRRNSTTVVNRPNMVPSSPIRVPSTRLHQIKQEEGVDVMNRETAHERGVQAAMQISQSWEESLNLQCFSPSLQILVSSNGLTPSPVPSPTRRFSSRRSQSPINCIRPSIMGPIKRKGEMETESQPKRLFQGTTTMLSSDVTQLSELNSCLSSDLLDGSLSSVGSSSGSPAKMDGVSPSSSNSPFTPLQGLSPK; from the exons ATGAACAACCAAGGAGAGAAGATGGAACTGGACCTCGAAATTCCATCGTCACTAGTTCAGAACGATGGCCATTTAAGACGATCCAACAGTGCACCTATGATAAACGGCCTGAG TGACAACTCGCAGGTGTTTCAGAGAGAGGTTTTACGTTCCAGAAGAAACAGCACCACAGTTGTCAACCGTCCCAATATG gTCCCTTCCTCACCCATTCGTGTCCCCAGCACCAGGCTCCATCAAATTAAGCAG GAGGAAGGTGTTGATGTGATGAACAGAGAGACTGCCCATGAACG GGGTGTTCAAGCTGCTATGCAGATTAGCCAATCCTGGGAAGAAAGTCTCAATTTG CAGTGCTTCTCTCCCTCATTGCAAATCCTTGTGAGCAGCAATGGCCTAACCCCCAGCCCAGTGCCCAGCCCAACACGACGCTTCAG CAGCCGGAGAAGCCAAAGCCCAATCAACTGCATCCGACCCAGCATTATGGGGCCAATCAAACGCAAAG gagagatggAAACCGAGAGCCAGCCTAAGAGGCTCTTTCAGGGGACTACCACCATGCTGTCATCGGATGTTACCCAATTGTCTGAGCTCAACTCATG cctctcctcagACCTGCTGGATGGAAGCCTCAGCAGTGTGGGGTCTTCCTCTGGGTCCCCAGCTAAGATGGACGGTGTCTCCCCTTCTTCCAGCAActctcccttcacccccctgcAGGGTCTCTCCCCAAAGTGA
- the mospd1 gene encoding motile sperm domain-containing protein 1 produces the protein MQQQQGRQPELVEGSLPVFVFPTELVFYADEQTSHKQVLTLYNPYEFALKFKVLCTAPNKYTVVDATGAVKPQCCVDIVIRHRDVRPCHYGVYDKFRLQVSEQSQRKALGRKEVTATLRPSAAQEPPSPRPQEEEGRLKVQLADSVFFEQTAFQTESRVVSGGPSLLTVLLGLVCMAALMLPTLGEQESTVPVYLHLSVNKKLVAAYVLGLLTMVILRT, from the exons atgcagcagcagcagggccgACAGCCGGAGCTTGTGGAAGGAAGCCTTCCCGTGTTCGTGTTCCCCACAGAGCTCGTCTTCTATGCCGATGAGCAGACGTCCCACAAGCAGGTGCTCACCCTCTACAACCCCTATGAGTTCGCACTCAAGTTCAAAG TGCTATGCACAGCGCCAAACAAGTATACTGTGGTGGATGCCACCGGAGCTGTCAAACCACAGTGCTGTGTAGACAT AGTGATCCGACACAGAGATGTACGGCCCTGCCACTATGGGGTGTATGATAAGTTCCGGCTGCAAGTGTCGGAGCAGAGCCAGAGGAAGGCCCTGGGCCGGAAGGAGGTGACTGCCACGCTGCGGCCCTCGGCGGCCCAGGAACCCCCTAGCCCCCGTCcccaggaggaagagggcaggCTGAAGGTGCAGCTGGCCGACAGTGTGTTCTTTGAACAGACTGCATTCCAGACAG AGAGCCGGGTTGTGTCAGGAGGGCCCAGTCTCCTGACAGTGCTGCTGGGATTGGTGTGTATGGCTGCCCTCATGCTCCCTACCCTGGGAGAGCAAGAATCCACCGTGCCTGTCTACCTCCACTTAAGTGTTAACAAAAAACTTGTAGCTGCTTATGTTCTTG GTCTTCTTACAATGGTTATCCTGCGTACATGA
- the ints6l gene encoding integrator complex subunit 6 isoform X1, producing the protein MPILLFLIDTSASMNQRTYLGTSYLDIAKGAVEIFMKLRARDPASRGDRYMLVTFDDPPYGVKAGWKENHATFMSELKNLQASGLTTLGHALRTAFDLMNLNRLVSGIDNYGQGRNPFFLEPSVIITITDGNKLTHSSGVPDELHLPLNSPLPGSELTKEPFRWDQRLFALVLRLPGASTPDSEQLGSVPTDESAITQMCEVTGGRSYCVRTQRMLNQCLESLVQKVLSGVVINFEKTGPDPPPVGEDGVVDPVRPVSSFSPQPWHSCHKLIYVRPNPKTGVPVGHWPIPESFWPDQNSPTLPPRSSHPVVRFSCVDCEPMVIDKLPFDKYELEPSPLTQYILERKSPHMCWQVFVNSSGKHSDLSEPFGYLKASTTLTCVNLFVMPYNYPVLLPLLDDLFKVHKLKPNPKWRQAFEMYLKTMPPYFLLPLKKALRMMGAPNLISDNMDCGLSYSVISYLKKLSQQAKMESDRLIVSVGKRPPQETGIKVKNHSSALSLAHRKDFKQLLQGITGEMPLRLADINFKEFAGFQIALLNKDLKPQAYRNAYDIPRRNLLDQLTRMRSNLLRTTQKLIRGQDEDYLHSIPVAQMGNYQEYLKLMPSPLREIDPDQPKRLHTFGNPFKQDKKGMMIDEADEFVTGPQNKKRAGGDPNLGSALKRRRSMSPLLRRPQTPPIITNHVVGKGPAGALGQAGLIKPIPLHQGAEGNSVLAIDSNGEGGLGDDPGDSWPAEVDGEGGSPASLPLDEREGMCDGDSGEERGEMEDRLDEDGLDERPPERQQNCSGLSPPGQEEALGDAGADLAMPGTVVVMPLDGSNAELRTRVIKEVRKPGRNYETIFQLLQEVKGPVTVQRYFIHHAIKEAARFKKRVLIQQLETALEEIEERHLLSARLNNDHGR; encoded by the exons ATGCCTATTTTACTTTTCCTGATAGACACGTCCGCTTCTATGAATCAGCGCACTTATTTGGGTACGTCGTATCTGGACATTGCTAAAGGCGCGGTTGAGATCTTTATGAAG CTGCGTGCCCGAGACCCGGCTAGTAGAGGCGACAGGTACATGCTAGTTACATTCGATGATCCGCCATACGGAGTTAAG GCGGGCTGGAAGGAGAATCATGCTACTTTCATGAGTGAGCTGAAGAACCTGCAGGCGTCTGGTCTGACCACGCTGGGCCACGCTCTCCGCACAGCGTTTGACCTGATGAACCTCAACCGCCTCGTCTCTGGCATCGACAACTATGGACAG gGCCGTAACCCGTTCTTCCTGGAGCCGTCTGTGATCATCACCATCACGGACGGGAACAAGCTGACACACAGCTCGGGCGTGCCTGACGAG CTGCACCTGCCCCTGAACTCTCCTCTGCCGGGCAGCGAGCTGACCAAGGAGCCTTTCCGCTGGGACCAGCGTCTCTTCGCCCTGGTGCTCCGCCTGCCCGGGGCCTCCACGCCTGACAGCGAGCAGCTGGGCAGCGTCCCCACGGACGAGTCTGCCATCACCCAGATGTGCGAGGTCaccggag gACGGTCGTACTGTGTACGGACCCAGAGGATGCTGAACCAGTGTCTGGAATCTCTGGTCCAGAAGGTTCTGAGCGGCGTCGTCATTAACTTTGAGAAGACAGGGCCGGACCCGCCACCGGTCGGTGAAG ATGGTGTGGTGGACCCGGTCCGCCCCGTGTCGTCCTTCAGCCCGCAGCCCTGGCACAGTTGCCACAAGCTCATCTACGTACGGCCCAACCCTAAGACAGGGGTGCCCGTTGGCCACTGGCCCATCCCAGAGTCCTTCTGGCCGGACCAGAACTCCCCTACTCTG CCGCCCCGCTCCTCCCACCCTGTGGTGCGCTTCTCCTGCGTGGACTGTGAGCCCATGGTGATTGACAAGCTGCCCTTTGACAAGTACGAGCTGGAGCCCTCGCCCCTCACCCAGTACATCCTGGAGAGGAAGTCTCCTCACATGTGCTGGCAG GTGTTTGTCAACAGCAGTGGGAAGCACAGTGACTTGTCTGAGCCCTTCGGCTACTTGAAAGCCAGCACCACTCTCACCTGTGTCAACCTCTTTGTCATGCCTTACAACTACCCTGTTCTCCTGCCTCTACTCG ATGACCTGTTTAAAGTGCACAAACTGAAGCCAAACCCAAAATGGCGGCAGGCTTTCGAGATGTACCTGAAAACCATGCCTCCTTACTTTCTCTTG CCCTTGAAGAAAGCCCTGAGGATGATGGGAGCACCCAACCTGATCTCAGACAACATGGACTGTGGCCTCAGCTACAGTGTCATCTCCTACCTGAAGAAACTCAGCCAGCAG GCTAAGATGGAATCAGACCGTTTGATTGTGTCCGTCGGGAAGAGGCCTCCCCAGGAGACGGGTATCAAAGTGAAGAACCACTCCAGCGCCCTGTCCCTGGCCCACCGCAAGGACTTCAAACAGCTGCTCCAGGGGATCACCGGGGAGATGCCCCTGCGCCTCGCAGACATCAACTTCAAAGAGTTTGCCGGCTTTCAGATTGCGCTGCTCAACAAG GACCTGAAGCCACAGGCTTACCGGAACGCCTACGACATCCCCAGACGGAACCTTCTAGATCAGCTGACACGTATGCGCTCCAACCTGCTGCGGACTACTCAGAAGCTCATCCGAGGACAAGATGAAG ACTACCTTCACAGTATCCCAGTGGCACAGATGGGGAACTATCAAGAGTACCTTAAGCTGATGCCTTCCCCTCTGAGGGAGATCGACCCTGACCAACCCAAACGCCTGCACACATTTGGAAACCCCTTTAAACAGGACAAGAAG GGGATGATGATAGACGAAGCGGACGAGTTCGTTACGGGGCCCCAGAACAAGAAGAGGGCCGGCGGTGATCCCAACCTGGGCTCCGCCCTGAAGAGGAGGCGGAGCATGTCCCCTCTGCTGCGCCGGCCACAGACTCCACCCATCATCACCAACCATGTGGTGGGGAAGGGGCCGGCGGGGGCCCTGGGACAGGCGGGACTCATCAAGCCCATCCCACTGCACCAAG gaGCGGAGGGCAACAGTGTGCTGGCCATCGACAGTaatggggaggggggtctgggggatgATCCAGGGGACAGCTGGCCTGCAGAGGTGGACGGCGAGGGAGGGAGCCCAGCCTCGCTCCCCCTGGACGAACGGGAAGGAATGTGTGATGGGgacagtggggaggagaggggcgagaTGGAGGACAGGCTGGACGAGGACGGGCTGGACGAACGACCCCCTGAGAGGCAGCAGAACTGCAGCGGTCTGAGCCCcccaggccaggaggaggcgctAGGAGACGCTGGAGCAGACCTGGCCATGCCGGGCACGGTGGTGGTGatgccactagatggcagcaacGCAGAGCTGCGCACGCGAGTTATCAAGGAGGTCCGGAAACCTGGACGTA ACTATGAGACCATATTCCAGCTCCTGCAGGAGGTGAAAGGTCCTGTGACGGTACAGAGGTATTTTATTCATCACGCCATCAAAGAGGCTGCCAG gttTAAGAAGCGGGTGCTCATCCAGCAGTTAGAGACCGCCCTTGAGGAGATCGAGGAGAGGCACTTGTTGTCTGCCCGACTCAACAACGACCATGGGAGATAG
- the ints6l gene encoding integrator complex subunit 6 isoform X2: protein MPILLFLIDTSASMNQRTYLGTSYLDIAKGAVEIFMKLRARDPASRGDRYMLVTFDDPPYGVKAGWKENHATFMSELKNLQASGLTTLGHALRTAFDLMNLNRLVSGIDNYGQGRNPFFLEPSVIITITDGNKLTHSSGVPDELHLPLNSPLPGSELTKEPFRWDQRLFALVLRLPGASTPDSEQLGSVPTDESAITQMCEVTGGREGGGGHWGCIQNSFLAVKKIFSNVLP from the exons ATGCCTATTTTACTTTTCCTGATAGACACGTCCGCTTCTATGAATCAGCGCACTTATTTGGGTACGTCGTATCTGGACATTGCTAAAGGCGCGGTTGAGATCTTTATGAAG CTGCGTGCCCGAGACCCGGCTAGTAGAGGCGACAGGTACATGCTAGTTACATTCGATGATCCGCCATACGGAGTTAAG GCGGGCTGGAAGGAGAATCATGCTACTTTCATGAGTGAGCTGAAGAACCTGCAGGCGTCTGGTCTGACCACGCTGGGCCACGCTCTCCGCACAGCGTTTGACCTGATGAACCTCAACCGCCTCGTCTCTGGCATCGACAACTATGGACAG gGCCGTAACCCGTTCTTCCTGGAGCCGTCTGTGATCATCACCATCACGGACGGGAACAAGCTGACACACAGCTCGGGCGTGCCTGACGAG CTGCACCTGCCCCTGAACTCTCCTCTGCCGGGCAGCGAGCTGACCAAGGAGCCTTTCCGCTGGGACCAGCGTCTCTTCGCCCTGGTGCTCCGCCTGCCCGGGGCCTCCACGCCTGACAGCGAGCAGCTGGGCAGCGTCCCCACGGACGAGTCTGCCATCACCCAGATGTGCGAGGTCaccggaggtagggagggaggaggaggccattGGGGATGTATTCAAAACAGCTTTTTAGCTGTAAAGAAGATTTTCAGCAATGTCTTGCCCTGA
- the mmgt1 gene encoding ER membrane protein complex subunit 5 — MASSFWKGVVGFGLFALAHAAFSAAQHRSYMRLTEKENETLPIDIVLQTFLAFVLTCYGIVHIAGEFKDMDASSELKNKTFDTLKNHPSFYLFNHRGRVLFRSPDQEASTAQNQQALPSNPLRLRKLEHLH; from the exons ATGGCTTCGTCTTTTTGGAAAGGTGTAGTCGGATTTGGTCTTTTTGCCTTGGCCCATGCAGCTTTTTCAGCGGCACAGC ATCGATCCTACATGCGTTTAACAGAAAAGGAGAATGAAACACTACCAATAGAT ATTGTCTTGCAGACTTTTTTAGCATTTGTTTTGACATGCTATGGTATAGTCCACATTGCTGGTGAGTTCAAAGACATGGATGCGTCATCGGAACTGAAAAACAA GACATTTGACACGTTGAAGAACCACCCGTCTTTCTACCTGTTCAACCACAGAGGCCGGGTGCTCTTCCGTAGCCCGGACCAAGAAGCTTCCACAGCCCAAAACCAACAGGCCCTGCCTTCCAATCCTCTGCGGCTACGCAAGCTGGAGCATTTGCACTGA